A genomic window from Lotus japonicus ecotype B-129 chromosome 1, LjGifu_v1.2 includes:
- the LOC130733140 gene encoding uncharacterized protein LOC130733140 encodes MEKPEGEIPLQATFDLEKRWLIATRNNVRKRAEAAYKTEKANDAVWEWLNDAEKLIQEINIATRDTSKQHGEMINKIKMLKDECKLERFFSPIPDLGYFSSESLVCFKSTEKASHELLEALKSDSIYVIALYGDKGSGKTELVKAVGEKAKYLKFFDAIIFATVSQNPLRKIQEQIAQSLNVKFDKHSELGRARKIYSTLSESKDQILVILDDVKEKLDPEDIGIPCQSNQCKVLLTTRHKQECASNCQRVIPLRPLLEEEAWGLLAGHSGIDDDSPYKLTLAASEIVGACKMFPGLIKDIGPSLKNKPIEEWDATVSSLRNSKARYQIFISFRGEDTRESFTGFLYEALCREGFKTFLDDGGLKGGDQISETLVEAIEDSRLSIVVFSENYAESRWCLEELVTIVECKKYKKQLVWPIFYKVSRSDVRLQKNSYGKAMAKHEERFQKDPEKVQKWRSVLSEVAKLKTGMQYSTGYEYKFIERIVEAANNVRNRLYIRSMGMD; translated from the exons ATGGAGAAACCAGAAGGTGAAATTCCATTGCAAGCCACATTTGATCTTGAAAAGAGGTGGCTGATTGCTACACGAAACAACGTCCGGAAAAGAGCTGAAGCAGCCTATAAAACAGAAAAGGCCAATGATGCTGTTTGGGAGTGGCTAAATGATGCAGAGAAACTCATACAAGAGATCAATATTGCAACAAGGGATACTAGTAAGCAGCACGGTGAAATGATAAACAAGATAAAGATGTTGAAGGATGAGTGTAAACTTGAGAGATTCTTCAGCCCTATTCCAGATTTAGGGTACTTCTCTTCTGAAAGTCTAGTGTGTTTCAAGTCTACAGAAAAGGCTTCACATGAACTTTTGGAGGCACTAAAATCTGATAGCATCTATGTTATTGCATTGTATGGGGATAAAGGCTCTGGTAAAACAGAACTAGTGAAAGCAGTGGGTGAGAAAGCCAAGTATCTAAAGTTTTTTGATGCAATCATATTTGCCACTGTGTCACAAAATCCACTTaggaagattcaagaacaaattGCACAATCCTTGAATGTGAAATTTGACAAACACAGTGAACTTGGAAGAGCAAGAAAAATATACTCCACATTATCAGAAAGTAAGGATCAAATTCTTGTGATCTTGGATGATGTTAAGGAAAAGCTGGACCCTGAGGACATAGGCATTCCATGTCAAAGTAACCAGTGCAAGGTCCTTTTAACCACGCGTCACAAACAAGAGTGTGCTTCGAATTGTCAAAGGGTGATTCCTCTACGTCCCTTGTTGGAAGAAGAAGCTTGGGGGTTGCTCGCCGGACATTCAGGCATAGATGATGACTCCCCATACAAGTTAACCCTTGCGGCATCTGAAATTGTTGGAGCTTGTAAAATGTTTCCTGGTTTAATTAAAGATATAGGACCTTCCCTAAAAAATAAACCCATTGAGGAGTGGGATGCAACAGTATCTAGTCTGAGAAATTCAAAGGCGCGCTACCAGATTTTCATCAGCTTTAGAGGAGAAGATACGCGCGAGTCTTTTACCGGTTTTCTATATGAGGCTCTATGCCGGGAAGGATTCAAGACCTTCTTAGATGATGGAGGATTGAAGGGCGGGGACCAGATTTCTGAAACACTTGTTGAAGCAATTGAAGATTCGAGGCTTTCGATCGTTGTTTTCTCCGAAAATTATGCAGAATCTCGTTGGTGCCTAGAGGAACTTGTTACTATAGTTGAATGTAAGAAATATAAGAAGCAACTTGTTTGGCCAATCTTTTACAAAGTGTCTCGGTCAGATGTGAGGCTTCAGAAGAATAGTTATGGAAAAGCCATGGCTAAACATGAAGAAAGATTTCAAAAGGACCCTGAGAAGGTGCAAAAATGGAGATCAGTGTTATCTGAAGTTGCCAAATTAAAGACTGGAATGCAATACAGCACCGG ATATGAATACAAGTTTATTGAAAGGATTGTGGAAGCTGCCAATAATGTTAGAAATCGCTTGTATATACGAAGTATGGGCATGGACTAG